A window of Plutella xylostella chromosome 19, ilPluXylo3.1, whole genome shotgun sequence contains these coding sequences:
- the LOC105383320 gene encoding DNA replication complex GINS protein PSF3 produces the protein MDNNYLSISDILVTNEKVPCKFLHDLPKMGFLDPSAAEDDLKAGSNVEIPLWLSESLYSRRPPLVSVELPKIYKDAYREILNADACTVDMHKLGQYFYEFGCYISKHDIKGEVGSTLINTFRQRFRMLLSASVSRDSLIALQPLSASERQRASAASKTEQALLDWLHSGDCVLTTANMVANHRKRKRAEMEMV, from the exons ATGGATAACAACTACCTCAGTATATCGGACATactggtaacaaacgaaaaagtaCCGTGTAAATTTTTACATGACCTACCAAAAATGG GTTTCCTAGATCCCTCAGCTGCTGAAGATGACCTGAAAGCTGGTTCTAATGTAGAAATCCCATTGTGGCTATCTGAATCTCTTTATTCTAGAAGACCACCTTTAGTTAGTGTAGAACTACCAAAAATATACAAGGATGCCTACAGAGAGATCCTCAATGCTGATGCTTGCACTGTAGATATGCACAAACTAGGTCAATACTTTTATGAGTTTGGATGTtacatttcaaaacatgataTTAAAGGTGAAGTTGGTTCTACATTGATAAAT ACATTCCGCCAAAGATTTCGAATGTTGCTATCAGCAAGTGTATCCAGGGACAGTCTGATAGCTCTCCAGCCTCTGTCAGCCAGTGAGAGGCAACGTGCCTCCGCAGCGTCCAAGACTGAACAAGCACTCCTGGACTGGCTCCACAGTGGAGACTGCGTACTCACCACTGCTAACATGGTAGCCAACCACAGGAAGAGGAAAAGGGCAGAGATGGAAATGGTGTGA
- the LOC105397220 gene encoding uncharacterized protein LOC105397220: protein MDPSNIFPSHLFDQSFGMCITPQDLILPTNNIINPNYHRPWKWYIENVSKDSGSTIESDKNKFQVTLDVQHFKPDEISVTVINKEIIIEGKHGERLDDHGVVSRQFLRRYALPVDCDSDDVTANLSSDGILMVCAKKKTIQNLTNERQVHIQLCDSLLTKEVKSNLSSKTSDEEMDKSQIKKQDEKCDINIKCETSKLEAEEKSNMKSSSLDDSRHSKNSQLMLREEHSRLLKPEFLGETLSNVEGTIIKESKRETDELLEMSSNRAGKANVEGTTKETKKIETDEHLEMSSSRIGGTITGAKIETDELLEMSSSRFGKGNVGGTIKEAKIETDELLEMSSSRIGGTITGVKIETDELLEMSSSRFGKGNIGGTIKEAKIEADELLEMSSSRVAKAMDSISAISDEMLNMAIGNAYQSSMMATETEESSTISSEKMSSGSMALSEESMKVVSETGQSSMEATSEKASFSSSSMSSEVVSSSVMSSMSSSVKASSEIATSELLSDRISAALKEAAENF, encoded by the coding sequence ATGGATCCATCTAATATATTTCCAAGTCACTTATTTGACCAAAGCTTTGGCATGTGCATTACGCCACAAGACCTTATATTGCCAACAAATAACATAATCAATCCTAACTACCACAGACCCTGGAAGTGGTACATAGAAAATGTCTCCAAAGACAGTGGATCAACAATAGAGAGtgataaaaacaaatttcaaGTGACCTTAGACGTGCAGCACTTCAAACCTGATGAAATTAGTGTGACAGTGATTaacaaagaaattataatTGAAGGTAAACATGGGGAGAGACTGGATGATCATGGAGTTGTATCAAGACAGTTTTTAAGAAGATATGCTCTTCCAGTTGATTGTGATTCTGATGATGTCACAGCCAATCTATCATCTGATGGAATCCTGATGGTTTGTGCGAAAAAAAAGACGATTCAGAATTTAACAAATGAAAGACAAGTTCACATCCAGCTATGTGATTCACTGTTAACTAAAGAAGTCAAGTCAAACCTGAGTAGTAAAACATCAGACGAGGAAATGGATAAATCTCAAATAAAGAAGCAGGATGAAAAAtgtgatataaatattaaatgtgaAACATCAAAACTAGAGGCAGAAGAAAAAAGCAACATGAAGAGCTCAAGTTTAGATGACTCACGCCATTCAAAGAATTCTCAACTTATGTTGAGAGAAGAGCATAGTAGATTATTAAAACCTGAATTCCTGGGAGAAACCCTGTCTAATGTTGAAGGAACAATTATTAAAGAAAGTAAAAGAGAGACAGATGAACTACTTGAAATGTCATCAAATAGAGCTGGAAAGGCTAATGTTGAAGGAACCAccaaagaaacaaaaaaaatagagacAGATGAACACCTGGAAATGTCATCAAGTAGAATTGGAGGAACCATTACTGGAGCTAAAATAGAGACTGATGAACTCCTTGAAATGTCGTCCAGTAGATTTGGCAAGGGTAATGTTGGAGGAACCATTAAAGAAGCTAAAATAGAGACAGATGAACTACTGGAAATGTCATCAAGTAGAATTGGAGGAACCATTACTGGAGTTAAAATAGAGACTGATGAACTCCTTGAAATGTCGTCAAGTAGATTTGGCAAGGGTAACATTGGTGGAACCATAAAAGAAGCTAAAATAGAGGCAGATGAACTACTTGAAATGTCATCAAGTAGAGTTGCCAAAGCCATGGATAGCATTTCAGCAATATCTGATGAAATGCTAAATATGGCCATTGGCAATGCCTATCAGAGCAGTATGATGGCAACTGAGACTGAGGAGTCCTCTACAATTTCTTCTGAGAAGATGAGTTCAGGGTCTATGGCTTTATCTGAGGAGTCAATGAAAGTAGTTTCCGAAACTGGTCAATCTAGTATGGAAGCTACATCAGAAAAGGCAAGCTTTTCGAGTTCTTCAATGAGCAGTGAAGTTGTATCATCATCTGTAATGTCTTCAATGTCCTCAAGTGTGAAAGCATCCAGTGAAATAGCCACAAGTGAGTTATTGAGTGACAGAATCTCTGCAGCTCTCAAAGAAGCTGCTGAAAATTTctaa
- the LOC105397219 gene encoding cyclin-dependent-like kinase 5 isoform X2 — MQKYEKLEKIGEGTYGTVFKAKNKETHEIVALKRVRLDDDDEGVPSSALREICLLKELKHKNIVRLYDVLHSEKKLTLVFEHCDQDLKKYFDSLNGEIDLDVVKSFMYQLLRGLAFCHSHNVLHRDLKPQNLLINKNGELKLADFGLARAFGIPVKCYSAEVVTLWYRPPDVLFGAKLYTTSIDMWSAGCIFAELANSGRPLFPGSDVDDQLKRIFKLLDTWPGVTQLPDYKPLPVYQPSLGLAQVVPRLPARGRDLLARLLTCNPALRMPADDAMAHAYFHDLNPTVKNDRC, encoded by the exons ATGCagaaatatgaaaaactggaGAAAATTGGAGAAGGAACGTATGGTACTGTTTTCAAAGCCAAAAATAAGGAAACTCATGAGATAGTTGCCCTAAAACGTGTGAGGCTAGACGACGACGATGAGGGAGTTCCATCTTCTGCTTTGCGAGAGATATGTTTATTAAAAGAACTTAAACATAAGAATATCGTGAGGCTTTACGACGTGCTGCATAGTGAGAAAAAGCTAACTTTAGTGTTTGAGCATTGTGACCAGGATTTGAAGAAATACTTTGATAGTCTGAATGGCGAAATTGACTTGGATGTAGTGAAATCCTTTATGTACCAGCTGCTGCGTGGACTAGCTTTTTGTCACAGTCACAATGTCCTACACAGAGATTTAAAACCTCAGAATTTGTTGATTAACAAAAATGGGGAGCTTAAATTAGCTGATTTCGGTCTGGCTAGAGCTTTTGGTATTCCTGTGAAGTGTTATTCAGCAGAAGTTGTGACTCTGTGGTACAGGCCTCCAGATGTGCTGTTTGGAGCCAAGCTGTATACTACTAGCATTGACATGTGGTCCGCTGGCTGTATCTTTGCAGAGCTGGCTAATTCTGGTCGCCCACTGTTTCCTGGCTCTGATGTAGATGACCAACTAAAGAGGATTTTCAAACTTCTTG ATACTTGGCCTGGAGTGACCCAACTGCCTGACTACAAGCCGCTGCCTGTATACCAGCCAAGTCTGGGCCTGGCTCAGGTCGTGCCTCGCCTCCCTGCCCGCGGCCGTGACCTCCTGGCCCGCCTGCTTACATGCAACCCAGCCCTGCGCATGCCAGCTGACGATGCCATGGCGCACGCATACTTCCATGACCTCAATCCAACTGTGAAGAATGATAGATGTTAA
- the LOC105397219 gene encoding cyclin-dependent-like kinase 5 isoform X1 — MQKYEKLEKIGEGTYGTVFKAKNKETHEIVALKRVRLDDDDEGVPSSALREICLLKELKHKNIVRLYDVLHSEKKLTLVFEHCDQDLKKYFDSLNGEIDLDVVKSFMYQLLRGLAFCHSHNVLHRDLKPQNLLINKNGELKLADFGLARAFGIPVKCYSAEVVTLWYRPPDVLFGAKLYTTSIDMWSAGCIFAELANSGRPLFPGSDVDDQLKRIFKLLGTPNEDTWPGVTQLPDYKPLPVYQPSLGLAQVVPRLPARGRDLLARLLTCNPALRMPADDAMAHAYFHDLNPTVKNDRC, encoded by the exons ATGCagaaatatgaaaaactggaGAAAATTGGAGAAGGAACGTATGGTACTGTTTTCAAAGCCAAAAATAAGGAAACTCATGAGATAGTTGCCCTAAAACGTGTGAGGCTAGACGACGACGATGAGGGAGTTCCATCTTCTGCTTTGCGAGAGATATGTTTATTAAAAGAACTTAAACATAAGAATATCGTGAGGCTTTACGACGTGCTGCATAGTGAGAAAAAGCTAACTTTAGTGTTTGAGCATTGTGACCAGGATTTGAAGAAATACTTTGATAGTCTGAATGGCGAAATTGACTTGGATGTAGTGAAATCCTTTATGTACCAGCTGCTGCGTGGACTAGCTTTTTGTCACAGTCACAATGTCCTACACAGAGATTTAAAACCTCAGAATTTGTTGATTAACAAAAATGGGGAGCTTAAATTAGCTGATTTCGGTCTGGCTAGAGCTTTTGGTATTCCTGTGAAGTGTTATTCAGCAGAAGTTGTGACTCTGTGGTACAGGCCTCCAGATGTGCTGTTTGGAGCCAAGCTGTATACTACTAGCATTGACATGTGGTCCGCTGGCTGTATCTTTGCAGAGCTGGCTAATTCTGGTCGCCCACTGTTTCCTGGCTCTGATGTAGATGACCAACTAAAGAGGATTTTCAAACTTCTTG GGACTCCCAATGAAGATACTTGGCCTGGAGTGACCCAACTGCCTGACTACAAGCCGCTGCCTGTATACCAGCCAAGTCTGGGCCTGGCTCAGGTCGTGCCTCGCCTCCCTGCCCGCGGCCGTGACCTCCTGGCCCGCCTGCTTACATGCAACCCAGCCCTGCGCATGCCAGCTGACGATGCCATGGCGCACGCATACTTCCATGACCTCAATCCAACTGTGAAGAATGATAGATGTTAA
- the LOC105383322 gene encoding peptidyl-prolyl cis-trans isomerase FKBP8, giving the protein MNEGEGTLVDKSESSSFEDLASAAAQEIEDAKIAEAAANAQANPKSPDEKKEEWQDVLGSKAILKKQLKQGDESEGLRPQRGDICRISYELKLRDGNQHVIEKRDQLKIYLGDNELLQGLDLALTLMYKGEECILQLAPRFGYGDTGLKAGESLGLIGDTTGAKYDGPNIGPETWLEARLQLHDWSEEPDHETLSIAERMEIGIRRRSRGNWWYGRGDSTLAVQLYRRALDVLDESEGGITSPTSSGELPSTSQALEALLDERLRVHNNMAAAQLKAGAYDAALQAVTRVLSCQPNNAKALFRKSRILSAMGRNSEALEAARKAAAAAPEDIGARKELQKCEQKANRDRSVERKLAKRMLGTQPQGKGGEKAPEKKPSRSKVLVWGSLLLSLLVGVASVLVYRYKIAAH; this is encoded by the exons aTGAACGAAGGCGAAGGAACCTTGGTGGATAAGTCTGAGAGCAGTTCGTTTGAGGACCTGGCTTCTGCTGCGGCCCAGGAGATCGAGGATGCCAAGATTGCTGAAGCAGCTGCAAATGCACAAGCCAACCCGAAGTCACCTGACGAGAAAAAGGAAGAGTGGCAGGATGTCTTGGGGTCAAAGGCCATCCTAAAGAAG CAACTGAAACAAGGGGATGAGTCTGAGGGGCTGCGGCCTCAGCGCGGAGATATCTGCAGAATCAGCTATGAACTGAAGCTAAGAGATGGCAACCAACATGTTATTGAAAAAAGAGACCAGCTTAAAATATATCTTGGGGATAATGAG CTGCTTCAAGGTTTGGACTTGGCACTGACCCTTATGTACAAAGGTGAAGAGTGTATATTGCAACTAGCTCCCCGGTTCGGCTACGGAGACACTGGACTGAAGGCTGGCGAGAGTCTGGGCCTCATTGGAGACACTACAGGAGCAAAGTATGACGGACCTAACATTGGACCAGAGACATGGCTGGAGGCGCGGCTCCAGCTGCACGACTGGAGTGAAGAGCCTGACCATGAGACTTTATCTATCGCTGAAAGAATGGAAATTGG CATCCGTCGCCGCTCGCGCGGCAACTGGTGGTACGGGCGTGGCGACTCGACCCTAGCGGTGCAGCTGTACCGTCGAGCGCTAGACGTGTTGGACGAGAGCGAGGGCGGGATCACCTCGCCCACCAGCAGCGGGGAGCTGCCGTCGACGTCTCAAGCGCTTGAAGCGCTGCTTGACGAGCGGCTGCGGGTCCATAATAACATGGCGGCCGCGCAGCTGAAGGCTGGCGCGTATGATGCCGCTTTGCAG GCAGTAACCCGCGTGCTATCCTGCCAGCCGAACAACGCGAAAGCGCTATTCCGCAAATCCCGCATCCTAAGTGCCATGGGGCGTAACTCCGAAGCGCTAGAAGCGGCTCGCAaggccgcggccgccgcgccaGAGGACATAGGCGCTAGGAAGGAGCTACAGAAGTGTGAACAGAAAGCGAACAGAGATCGCTCGGTGGAGAGGAAGTTGGCCAAGCGGATGTTGGGCACACAGCCACAGGGGAAGGGGGGGGAGAAGGCGCCTGAGAAGAAACCGTCGAGGTCTAAG GTGCTGGTGTGGGGCTCGCTGCTGCTCAGCCTGCTGGTGGGCGTGGCCAGCGTGCTCGTGTACCGGTACAAGATCGCCGCGCACTGA